One stretch of Halapricum desulfuricans DNA includes these proteins:
- the cas8b gene encoding type I-B CRISPR-associated protein Cas8b/Csh1: MSSELTSEDFQQALNEYWHGRPPSSLEDVMALYGVLAVVESSGQLYRTPSALEPFIDDGRLVTIYLDLTDREPTVADIEQSTLREEHVSKLAYSHKSSGRGAKYSLTQIGSKNGNDADGVASTILSRIRSWTGQDSTQSLTGDDGHPDAWIIEKLADVFEKDSETLEGLKENVRSLLPEEESVPTAVTIRFKFSDKDVESLPSSTEEWVWPEDIEVLNEAMRRYATANAADKNMDNDSSEGQAVGVVTGEPSRVVGTPESPLEVYSVKHPDAQPGLRRNQSWRNYPVSPDTAMLFAKGQDLVEQCVYRRGGMETYAMPYFAGEMTGEKAEALYLAIDSIREQSKYVESGDSPMAQVTFRLQEHEDEAVRELAEQELRFYTVTMPISDDKHIVSEAPAADTYWITQLADALVDTLQGPTCEPSYGGFAKVKNSKSEKWPLLYLPDDRSSARAVAFYLITGHEFMDSVFAYRDDDEGDDFRRIADHRLISGQQLDASTLFDEYLRRYDDESEGSEQPSYQTVAQQLVHLETLSRAGLLKGIDAPIEPTDNPMTIDTDFDTSDLATIREHRLEAFLDRPLFADSEGNDARRATAVAGVLVGQISWHQENERSIGRPLDAATSGDQMTKNSLENTVTTALEKAKVYAQDSEHESDRDLLFPETVDELLATTDDMPTNWNIDKRELQFCYVLGHAHGRRSMPNAFDLYEGNDATGTEESTAEESSAD, translated from the coding sequence GTGAGTAGCGAACTGACAAGCGAAGACTTTCAGCAAGCACTCAACGAATACTGGCACGGTCGCCCGCCATCGAGTCTTGAGGATGTAATGGCTCTCTATGGTGTGTTAGCTGTCGTTGAAAGCAGTGGGCAGCTATATCGGACTCCGAGCGCCCTGGAGCCATTCATCGATGACGGCCGTCTCGTCACGATATACCTCGATCTCACTGATAGAGAGCCAACAGTAGCTGATATTGAACAGTCCACACTGAGAGAAGAGCACGTTTCGAAGTTGGCGTATTCCCACAAGTCGTCCGGTCGGGGGGCAAAATATAGCCTCACGCAGATTGGGTCGAAAAACGGAAACGATGCTGACGGTGTCGCCTCAACTATCCTCTCAAGGATTCGGTCTTGGACTGGTCAAGATAGCACACAGTCACTCACGGGCGACGATGGACACCCAGATGCTTGGATTATTGAGAAATTAGCGGATGTCTTCGAGAAAGACTCAGAGACCTTAGAAGGCCTCAAAGAGAATGTCAGATCTCTGTTGCCTGAAGAAGAGTCCGTCCCGACGGCAGTGACGATTCGATTCAAATTCAGTGATAAGGATGTAGAGTCGTTGCCATCGTCCACCGAAGAGTGGGTTTGGCCGGAAGATATCGAAGTCCTCAATGAAGCAATGCGGCGGTATGCTACTGCCAATGCCGCTGATAAGAATATGGACAACGATTCTTCCGAAGGTCAGGCCGTAGGCGTTGTTACTGGAGAGCCATCCCGTGTAGTCGGTACACCGGAGAGTCCACTCGAAGTATATTCAGTCAAACATCCAGATGCACAACCGGGACTTCGAAGAAATCAATCCTGGCGGAATTATCCAGTAAGTCCGGATACTGCGATGCTGTTCGCCAAAGGTCAAGATCTCGTTGAGCAGTGTGTGTACCGACGAGGCGGGATGGAGACTTACGCTATGCCGTACTTCGCTGGGGAAATGACTGGAGAAAAGGCTGAAGCGCTGTACTTGGCTATTGACTCTATTCGGGAGCAGAGTAAGTATGTTGAGTCTGGCGATTCTCCAATGGCACAGGTAACATTCCGTCTTCAGGAACACGAAGATGAAGCTGTTCGTGAGCTTGCTGAACAGGAACTTCGGTTCTATACGGTTACGATGCCAATAAGCGACGACAAACATATCGTCAGTGAAGCTCCAGCAGCAGACACATACTGGATAACCCAACTCGCTGATGCACTTGTAGACACTCTTCAGGGACCAACGTGTGAGCCATCATATGGCGGCTTTGCGAAAGTAAAAAATTCGAAATCGGAAAAATGGCCATTACTCTATCTCCCTGACGACAGAAGTAGCGCACGAGCCGTCGCCTTCTACCTCATAACTGGACACGAGTTTATGGATTCAGTCTTCGCATATCGTGACGATGACGAAGGAGACGATTTCCGTCGCATTGCCGACCACCGTCTGATTTCCGGACAGCAGCTGGATGCCTCAACACTATTCGATGAGTACCTCAGACGGTATGACGACGAGTCTGAGGGCTCAGAGCAGCCATCGTATCAGACTGTAGCACAACAACTAGTCCACCTTGAGACTCTTTCACGCGCAGGGCTTCTCAAGGGCATTGATGCACCAATCGAACCGACAGACAATCCAATGACCATCGATACAGATTTCGACACGTCAGATTTAGCAACGATTCGAGAGCACCGGCTCGAGGCGTTCCTCGATCGGCCACTGTTCGCCGACAGCGAAGGAAATGACGCTCGCAGGGCAACAGCAGTCGCTGGTGTCCTCGTTGGGCAGATAAGCTGGCATCAGGAAAACGAACGAAGCATCGGCCGTCCGCTTGATGCGGCTACAAGTGGCGACCAGATGACCAAAAATAGCCTAGAGAACACGGTCACGACTGCTCTGGAAAAAGCAAAGGTCTACGCACAGGACTCCGAGCACGAGTCTGATCGTGATTTGTTGTTCCCAGAGACTGTTGACGAATTGCTGGCGACGACTGATGATATGCCCACGAACTGGAATATAGACAAGAGAGAACTACAGTTCTGTTACGTACTTGGGCATGCACACGGACGTCGATCGATGCCGAATGCTTTCGACCTGTACGAAGGAAACGACGCTACCGGCACAGAAGAATCAACTGCTGAAGAGAGTAGTGCGGATTAA